A portion of the Myripristis murdjan chromosome 13, fMyrMur1.1, whole genome shotgun sequence genome contains these proteins:
- the LOC115370370 gene encoding gastrula zinc finger protein XlCGF58.1-like, with translation MEPRGRSDEAAASRTFSSQAALILRLAVEAAAALLPEPPGQQATDRPAWQAQFSSVMDVMAREAVRKICRVFTELYVAVLKENEALRGQVGRLEAELRSKVKRSALDDKSRPQTVYKIKRSDGPSLSLDINQSAADPAALAMAILNSTKSSGRASSSPQVPLVIISQPVQGGGAASSPPGTNQTAAVSQVMLEEAGHSDNPASPLTACDEAAVSATGQTAPNPYIPLVDISQVLQRVMSLPVVEGEAAAVASEVTAQTEEEKIEIRNTEEIPVETSPGQALSEEDRKEQERKRRRELYKQKRVFCELCNKGFHQKHQLKKHMVCHSKPFPCDRCDKGFYKEKTLQTHMLAHKAKEAQENDPERLLDCDQCDRKFKLPRQLRVHLVFHERKKNPLKCHSCEKTFTTPGSLRYHELAHAKVKPFICDACGKGFTRRKSLHEHQTVHTGAKPFPCPTCGKRFTTASNLRVHKRSHSDDRPFKCSECEKAFKCKMGLLQHRIVHSGEKPFVCQTCGLSFGLKYNLQRHMRLHNGEKPFRCEKCEERFSGTWALKTHMLVHGVEKPFMCDLCGKTFFYNCQLQKHQQLVHESSRGGAKVTRRAVRNATQAKPFSCKICLKSFCSAYSLKTHEKSHAENKEFTCDVCGKSFHLKHLYLYHMRRHSGERPYVCGVCEKAFLLLCQLKQHELLHTGEKPHKCEQCGKEFRTPQNYHRHLLVHTGEKPYECTVCSRKFRQSNQLKSHMQIHTGVKLYSCERCGQGFSDSRQLKKHNCADKYQNSFGNATKRRKQSSIFPWTE, from the exons ATGGAGCCGCGGGGCCGCAGCGACGAAGCGGCAGCGAGCAGGACTTTCTCCTCTCAGGCGGCGCTCATCCTGCGGCTGGCCGTGGAGGCTGCCGCCGCCCTGCTGCCGGAGCCTCCGGGCCAGCAGGCCACGGACCGCCCGGCGTGGCAG GCTCAGTTCAGCAGCGTCATGGATGTCATGGCCCGAGAGGCCGTTCGTAAGATCTGCAGGGTGTTCACCGAGCTGTACGTCGCCGTGCTGAAGGAGAACGAGGCTCTGAGGGGCCAAGTGGGCCGGCTGGAGGCCGAGctcaggtcaaaggtcaagagGAGCGCTCTGGATGACAAGAGCCGGCCGCAGACCGTCTACAAGATCAAACGCTCAG ATGGACCCTCCCTGTCGCTCGACATCAACCAATCAGCAGCTGACCCCGCCGCCTTGGCGATGGCCATCCTCAACTCCACCAAGTCCTCGGGCAGAGCCTCCAGCAGCCCCCAGGTTCCTCTGGTGATCATCAGCCAGCCGGTGCAGGGTGGCGGCGCCGCCTCCTCGCCTCCGGGCACAAACCAAACTGCTGCGGTTTCCCAGGTGATGCTGGAAGAGGCGGGGCACTCCGATAACCCCGCCTCCCCGCTGACGGCTTgtgatgaagctgctgtgtCGGCTACAGGCCAAACCGCCCCCAACCCCTACATACCCCTGGTGGATATCAGCCAGGTGCTCCAGcgtgtgatgtcacttcctgtggttGAAGGTGAAGCAGCCGCCGTTGCCAGTGAGGTCACGGCCCAGACAGAG GAAGAAAAGATCGAGATCAGAAACACTGAAGAGATTCCCGTGGAGACGTCACCCGGTCAAG CCCTCAGTGAAGAAGACAGGAAGGAGCAGGAGCgaaagaggagaagggagcTGTACAAGCAGAAGCGAGTCTTCTGCGAGCTCTGCAACAAGGGCTTCCACCAGAAACACCAGCTGAAGAAACACATGGTCTGCCACAGCAAGCCTTTCCCCTGCGACCGCTGCGACAAAGGCTTCTACAAGGAGAAGACGCTGCAGACTCACATGCTGGCTCACAAGGCCAAAGAAGCCCAGGAGAACGATCCGGAGCGGCTGTTGGACTGCGACCAGTGTGACAGGAAGTTCAAGCTGCCCAGGCAGCTCAGAGTTCATCTTGTGTTTCACGAGcgcaaaaaaaaccctctgaagTGCCACTCATGTGAGAAGACATTCACGACACCAGGCTCGCTGAGGTACCACGAGTTGGCGCATGCCAAAGTGAAGCCATTCATCTGCGACGCCTGCGGCAAAGGCTTCACCAGGAGGAAGAGCCTGCACGAACACCAGACGGTCCACACCGGCGCCAAGCCCTTCCCGTGCCCGACCTGCGGCAAGAGATTCACAACGGCCAGCAACCTGCGCGTCCACAAGAGGTCGCACTCGGACGACCGGCCGTTCAAATGCAGTGAATGCGAAAAGGCCTTCAAGTGTAAAATGGGGCTGCTGCAGCACCGGATCGTCCACTCTGGGGAGAAACCGTTCGTCTGTCAGACGTGTGGACTGAGTTTTGGGCTCAAGTACAACCTCCAGAGGCACATGCGCCTCCACAACGGAGAGAAACCCTTCAG ATGTGAGAAGTGCGAGGAGCGGTTTTCGGGAACCTGGGCGCTGAAGACCCACATGCTCGTCCACGGCGTCGAGAAGCCCTTTATGTGCGACCTGTGCGGGAAGACGTTCTTCTACAACTGCCAGCTGCAGAAGCACCAGCAGCTGGTGCACGAGAGCAGCCGGGGCGGAGCCAAGGTCACGAGGAGAGCGGTGCGAAACGCAACGCAGGCGAAGCCCTTCAGCTGCAAGATCTGCCTGAAGAGCTTCTGCAGCGCTTACTCTCTGAAGACGCACGAGAAGAGCCACGCCGAAAACAAGGAGTTCACCTGCGACGTGTGCGGGAAGTCGTTCCACCTGAAGCACCTATACCTGTACCACATGCGGCGGCACAGCGGCGAGCGGCCATATGTCTGCGGCGTCTGCGAGAAGGCCTTCCTGCTTCTGTGCCAGCTGAAGCAGCACGAGCTCCTCCACACCGGGGAGAAGCCGCACAAGTGTGAGCAGTGCGGGAAGGAGTTCCGGACACCGCAGAACTACCACCGGCACCTGCTGGTGCACACCGGGGAGAAACCGTACGAGTGCACCGTGTGCAGCAGGAAGTTCCGCCAGTCCAACCAGCTGAAGTCGCACATGCAGATCCACACGGGGGTGAAGCTGTACTCCTGCGAGCGCTGCGGACAGGGCTTCTCCGACTCCAGGCAGCTCAAGAAACACAACTGTGCCGACAAGTACCAGAACTCATTTGGTAACGCCACAAAACGCAGGAAACAGTCGAGCATTTTCCCGTGGACAGAGTGA